A window of the Pseudomonas gozinkensis genome harbors these coding sequences:
- a CDS encoding substrate-binding domain-containing protein, with product MFKRTLIAASLTVAALASAQAMAANVTGGGATLPAALYKGSSNSILPANFTYAGTGSGTGKTAFLSNNSALFSATGSVHFAGSDSVLSASEISTYNTNFGASYGPLIQLPSVATSVAIPYKKSGQTALNLTSAQLCDAFSGTKTTWGALLGTADTTPIRVVYRNVSSGTSEILTRHLNSICPTKFATNSTFTSARLPAGSTLPANWVGVAGTSDVATQVNAVDGSIGYVGPDGVNASSNAVVSRVNGVQPTPANVTTALSSAPLPTAPSNPAQWAPVVANPSSGYPIAAYTNLIFGQCYKDATVAADIKSFLTTHYSVPGNAAATINHGFSVVPTNWKNAVTANFITNTSGNNLDINNASVCNAIGRPL from the coding sequence ATGTTCAAGCGCACTCTGATCGCAGCCTCACTGACTGTCGCCGCATTGGCCTCCGCCCAGGCCATGGCCGCCAACGTAACCGGTGGTGGCGCGACTCTGCCTGCCGCTTTGTACAAAGGTTCCAGCAACAGCATCCTGCCTGCCAACTTCACCTACGCCGGCACCGGCAGCGGCACTGGCAAGACCGCTTTTCTGAGCAACAACTCGGCTCTGTTCAGCGCCACCGGTTCGGTACACTTCGCCGGTAGCGACTCGGTCCTCAGCGCTTCGGAAATCAGCACCTACAACACCAACTTCGGTGCTTCGTACGGCCCGCTGATCCAGCTGCCTTCGGTGGCCACTTCGGTTGCCATTCCGTACAAAAAATCCGGTCAGACCGCTCTGAACCTGACCAGCGCTCAGCTGTGCGACGCCTTCTCCGGCACCAAAACCACTTGGGGCGCTCTGCTGGGCACTGCCGACACCACGCCGATCCGCGTTGTTTATCGCAACGTTTCCAGCGGCACTTCGGAAATCCTGACCCGTCACCTGAACTCGATCTGCCCGACCAAGTTCGCCACCAACTCCACTTTCACCAGCGCTCGTCTGCCAGCCGGTTCGACCCTGCCTGCGAACTGGGTAGGCGTTGCCGGTACTTCTGACGTGGCCACTCAGGTCAACGCTGTTGACGGCTCCATTGGTTATGTCGGTCCTGATGGCGTGAATGCCAGCAGCAACGCAGTGGTTTCTCGCGTCAACGGCGTTCAACCGACTCCGGCCAACGTCACCACCGCGCTGTCTTCGGCACCTCTGCCAACCGCTCCTTCGAACCCTGCGCAATGGGCTCCAGTGGTTGCCAACCCATCCAGCGGCTACCCGATCGCTGCCTACACCAACCTGATCTTCGGCCAGTGCTACAAGGATGCAACCGTGGCCGCTGACATCAAATCCTTCCTGACCACTCACTACAGCGTGCCGGGCAACGCTGCAGCGACCATCAACCACGGTTTCAGCGTAGTTCCGACCAACTGGAAAAACGCCGTCACCGCCAACTTCATCACCAACACCAGCGGCAACAACCTGGACATCAACAACGCCAGCGTGTGCAACGCTATCGGTCGTCCTTTGTAA
- the gspF gene encoding type II secretion system inner membrane protein GspF, producing MNRYRFEAADASGKIESGHLEAESQGAAFGALRGRGLTALSVEKESNVSQHGGGGMFSARMSDNDLAWATRQLSSLLGASLPLEAALSATVEQAEKKHIAHTLSAVRADVRSGMRLAEALAARPRDFPEIYRALIAAGEESGDLAQVMERLADYIEERNNLRGKILTAFIYPGVVGLVSIGIVIFLLSYVVPQVVSAFSQARQDLPGLTLAMLNASDFIRAWGWLCAGIMAGAFWSWRLYLRNPAARLSWHHRVLKLPLIGRFVLGLNTARFASTLAILGGAGVPLLRALEAARQTLSNDRLSLSVNEATAKVREGVNLAAALKVENVFPPVLIHLIASGEKTGALPPMLERAAQTLSRDIERRAMGMTALLEPLMIVVMGGVVLVIVMAVLLPIIEINQLVQ from the coding sequence ATGAATCGCTATCGTTTTGAAGCCGCCGATGCCAGCGGCAAGATCGAATCCGGGCATCTGGAAGCAGAGAGTCAGGGCGCCGCGTTTGGCGCGCTGCGCGGGCGTGGTTTGACGGCGTTGTCGGTGGAGAAGGAAAGCAACGTCTCCCAGCATGGCGGCGGTGGAATGTTCAGCGCCCGCATGTCGGATAACGATCTGGCGTGGGCCACGCGGCAACTGTCGAGCCTGCTCGGCGCCAGTCTGCCGCTGGAAGCGGCGCTGAGTGCCACAGTCGAACAGGCCGAGAAAAAGCACATCGCCCACACCCTCAGCGCCGTGCGCGCCGACGTACGCAGCGGCATGCGCCTGGCCGAAGCGTTGGCGGCGCGGCCACGGGATTTTCCGGAAATCTACCGGGCGCTGATTGCGGCGGGCGAGGAGTCTGGCGATCTGGCGCAGGTGATGGAGCGGCTGGCGGATTACATCGAGGAACGCAACAACCTGCGGGGCAAGATACTCACCGCGTTCATCTATCCGGGCGTGGTCGGGCTGGTGTCGATCGGCATCGTGATTTTCCTGCTGAGTTATGTGGTGCCGCAGGTGGTCAGCGCGTTTTCCCAGGCGCGGCAGGATCTGCCGGGGCTGACGCTGGCGATGCTCAATGCCAGTGATTTCATCCGCGCGTGGGGCTGGTTGTGCGCCGGGATCATGGCCGGGGCGTTCTGGAGTTGGCGCCTGTATCTGCGCAATCCGGCGGCACGCTTGAGTTGGCATCATCGGGTGTTGAAGTTGCCGCTGATCGGGCGGTTTGTGCTGGGGCTGAACACCGCACGGTTCGCCTCGACGCTGGCGATTCTCGGCGGCGCCGGGGTGCCGTTGTTGCGCGCGTTGGAGGCAGCACGGCAGACCTTGTCGAATGATCGCCTGAGCCTGAGCGTCAATGAGGCCACCGCCAAGGTGCGCGAGGGCGTCAACCTGGCAGCAGCGCTGAAAGTGGAAAACGTGTTCCCGCCGGTGCTGATTCACCTGATCGCCAGCGGCGAGAAAACCGGTGCGTTGCCGCCGATGCTTGAACGCGCTGCACAAACCCTGTCCCGCGATATCGAGCGTCGGGCGATGGGCATGACTGCGCTGCTTGAACCGCTGATGATCGTGGTGATGGGCGGGGTGGTGCTGGTGATTGTGATGGCGGTGTTGCTGCCGATCATCGAGATCAATCAGCTGGTGCAGTAG
- the gspE gene encoding type II secretion system ATPase GspE, translating to MSALPYAWAKAQRILLRDGVLTVCPSTPGWSISEVRRQFGAARLERVRDDELDGLLATAYADTGSAAAVVGAAENEVDLDRLMQDMPEITDLLDTQDGAPVIRMINALLTQAARDEASDIHIEPFETHSVVRYRVDGTLRDVVSPRKALHGALVSRIKIMAQLDIAEKRLPQDGRIALRVAGRPIDIRVSTVPTGHGERVVMRLLDKQAGRLHLETLGMDAQVLAKLDHLIRQPHGIVLVTGPTGSGKTTSLYAALARLDASTSNILTVEDPVEYDLPGISQIQVNAKIDMTFALALRAILRQDPDIIMIGEIRDLETAQIAVQASLTGHLVLATLHTNDAVSAVNRLVDMGVEPFLLASSMLGVLAQRLVRRLCSQCKQEDPATPGTWRPVGCAACNHTGYSGRTGIHELFCIDDDIRTLIHQGAGEQALRAAASKAGMFSLREDGERWIRSGATAPEEILRVTRDA from the coding sequence ATGAGCGCATTGCCTTACGCCTGGGCCAAGGCGCAGCGGATTCTGCTGCGCGACGGCGTGCTGACGGTGTGCCCGTCGACGCCGGGCTGGTCGATCAGCGAGGTGCGTCGGCAGTTCGGCGCGGCCAGGCTTGAGCGGGTACGCGATGACGAACTCGACGGGTTGCTCGCCACGGCCTATGCCGATACCGGCAGCGCGGCGGCGGTGGTCGGCGCGGCGGAAAACGAAGTCGACCTCGACCGCCTGATGCAGGACATGCCGGAAATCACCGACCTGCTCGACACCCAGGACGGCGCGCCGGTGATCCGCATGATCAACGCCTTGCTCACCCAGGCGGCGCGGGATGAGGCCAGCGACATTCACATCGAACCCTTCGAAACCCATTCGGTGGTGCGCTACCGCGTCGACGGCACCCTGCGCGACGTGGTCTCGCCGCGCAAGGCGTTGCACGGTGCGTTGGTGTCGCGGATCAAGATCATGGCGCAGCTCGACATCGCCGAAAAACGCCTGCCGCAGGACGGCCGCATAGCGCTGCGCGTAGCGGGGCGACCGATCGACATTCGTGTTTCCACTGTGCCCACCGGTCATGGCGAGCGGGTGGTGATGCGTTTGCTGGACAAACAGGCCGGGCGCCTGCATCTGGAAACCTTGGGCATGGATGCGCAGGTGCTGGCCAAACTCGATCACCTGATCCGCCAGCCCCACGGCATTGTGCTGGTCACCGGCCCGACCGGCAGCGGCAAGACGACGAGTTTGTATGCGGCACTGGCGCGGCTCGATGCGAGCACCAGCAACATCCTCACCGTGGAAGATCCGGTGGAATACGACTTGCCGGGGATCAGCCAGATTCAGGTCAATGCCAAGATCGACATGACGTTTGCCCTGGCATTGCGGGCGATTCTGCGTCAGGACCCGGACATCATCATGATCGGCGAGATCCGCGATTTGGAAACCGCGCAGATCGCGGTGCAAGCTTCGCTGACCGGCCACTTGGTGCTCGCGACCCTGCACACCAACGACGCGGTGTCGGCGGTCAACCGCTTGGTCGACATGGGCGTTGAGCCGTTTCTGCTGGCCTCGTCGATGCTCGGCGTTCTGGCCCAGCGGTTGGTGCGGCGGCTGTGCAGTCAGTGCAAACAGGAAGACCCGGCGACGCCCGGCACCTGGCGCCCGGTGGGTTGTGCGGCGTGCAATCACACCGGTTACAGCGGCCGCACCGGCATTCACGAATTGTTCTGCATCGATGACGACATCCGCACCCTGATTCACCAAGGGGCAGGGGAGCAGGCGTTGCGCGCGGCGGCGAGCAAGGCCGGGATGTTCAGCCTGCGTGAGGACGGCGAGCGCTGGATTCGCAGCGGTGCCACGGCGCCGGAAGAAATCCTTCGTGTGACACGGGATGCCTGA
- the gspD gene encoding type II secretion system secretin GspD: MKGSGSKRMALPMLLMALSACSNTTPPNQPPLLVDSELGRPLANTQRSGDAVLDRERAQAQARPAPKQLHNITERARSGGSARGTTLPANPLGDQPVTLNFVDADIQAVVRALSRSTGQQFLVDPRVKGNLTLVSEGQVPAHQAYDMLLAALRMQGFSVVDVGGVAQVVPEADAKLLGGPIYSADKPAGNGMLTRTFRLQYENAVNLIPVLRPIVSPNNPINAYPGNNTIVVTDYAENLTRVAQLIQGIDTPSAIDTDVVQIQNGIAADIAPMVADLLDAPGNDPTQKIAVIGDPRSNTIIIRAGSPERTELARNLIYKLDNAQSNPSNLHVVYLRNAQAGKLAQALRGLLTGESDSGTSDNARSVLSNMGSSTNLGGGQNGQSGTQSNGSTSTTNSGSTGGSYAQGSSATSGSSNAQSSEQNVAFSAGGVTIQADATTNTLLISAPEPLYRNLREVIDLLDQRRAQVVIESLIVEVGEDDASEFGVQWQTGNLGGKGVIGGANLGGSGINVNGKTSLDVLPQGLNLGYVNGTVDIPGIGKILDLKVLARALKSKGGTNVLSTPNLLTLDNEAASIFVGQTIPFVSGSYVTGGGGTSNNPFQTVTREEVGLKLNVRPQISEGGTVKLDIYQEVSSIDERASAAANSAGIVTSKRALDTSILLDDGQIMVLGGLLQDGYSQSNDAVPWLSSIPGIGALFRNERRSITKTNLMVFLRPYIIRDSAAGRSITLNRYDFMRRAQGGLQPERSWAMPDMQAPQLPATAQGVPAPVSGPRATIKAVPLQ, encoded by the coding sequence ATGAAGGGGTCAGGATCCAAACGCATGGCGTTGCCGATGCTGTTGATGGCATTGAGCGCGTGCAGCAACACCACGCCACCGAATCAACCGCCGCTGCTGGTGGACAGCGAACTCGGCCGGCCGCTGGCCAACACCCAGCGCAGTGGCGACGCGGTGCTCGACCGCGAACGGGCGCAGGCTCAGGCCAGACCCGCGCCGAAGCAATTGCACAACATCACCGAACGCGCTCGCAGTGGCGGCTCGGCGCGGGGCACGACGTTGCCGGCCAACCCGTTGGGCGATCAACCGGTGACGCTGAATTTTGTCGATGCCGATATTCAAGCGGTGGTGCGGGCGTTGTCGCGCTCCACCGGCCAGCAGTTTCTGGTCGATCCACGGGTCAAGGGCAATCTGACGCTGGTCTCCGAAGGCCAGGTGCCGGCGCATCAGGCCTACGACATGCTGCTGGCGGCGCTGCGCATGCAGGGTTTCAGCGTGGTGGACGTCGGCGGCGTGGCGCAGGTGGTGCCGGAGGCCGATGCCAAGTTGCTCGGCGGGCCGATCTACAGCGCCGACAAACCGGCCGGCAACGGCATGCTTACCCGCACGTTCCGCCTGCAATACGAGAACGCGGTGAACCTGATCCCGGTGCTGCGCCCGATCGTGTCACCGAACAACCCGATCAACGCCTATCCGGGCAACAACACCATTGTCGTCACCGACTACGCCGAGAACCTCACGCGAGTCGCGCAACTGATTCAGGGCATCGACACTCCGAGCGCCATCGACACTGACGTGGTGCAGATCCAGAACGGCATCGCCGCCGACATCGCGCCGATGGTCGCCGACCTGCTCGACGCGCCGGGCAATGACCCGACCCAGAAAATCGCCGTGATCGGTGACCCGCGCTCCAACACCATCATCATCCGCGCCGGCAGCCCGGAGCGCACGGAGCTGGCGCGCAACCTGATCTACAAACTCGACAACGCGCAAAGCAATCCGAGCAACCTGCACGTGGTGTATCTGCGCAACGCTCAGGCCGGCAAACTGGCCCAGGCCCTGCGCGGGTTGTTGACCGGCGAGAGCGACAGCGGCACCAGCGACAATGCGCGCTCGGTGCTCAGCAACATGGGCAGCTCCACCAATTTGGGCGGTGGGCAGAACGGCCAGAGCGGCACGCAAAGCAACGGCAGCACGTCGACCACCAACAGCGGCAGCACCGGCGGCAGTTACGCTCAGGGCAGCAGCGCCACCAGTGGCAGCAGCAATGCTCAAAGCAGTGAACAGAACGTCGCGTTCAGCGCTGGCGGCGTGACCATTCAGGCGGACGCGACCACTAACACATTGCTGATTTCCGCGCCGGAGCCGCTGTATCGCAACCTGCGCGAAGTCATCGACCTGCTCGACCAGCGCCGCGCGCAAGTAGTAATCGAAAGCCTGATCGTCGAGGTCGGCGAAGACGACGCCAGCGAATTCGGCGTGCAATGGCAGACCGGCAATCTCGGCGGCAAAGGCGTGATCGGCGGGGCCAACCTCGGTGGTTCGGGGATCAACGTCAATGGCAAGACCAGCCTCGATGTGCTCCCGCAAGGTCTGAACCTCGGCTACGTCAACGGCACCGTCGATATCCCCGGCATCGGCAAGATCCTCGACCTGAAAGTGCTGGCCCGGGCCCTGAAGAGCAAGGGCGGCACCAACGTGCTGTCGACGCCGAACCTGCTGACCCTGGACAACGAAGCCGCGAGCATTTTCGTCGGCCAGACCATCCCGTTTGTCAGCGGCAGTTACGTCACCGGCGGCGGGGGCACCAGCAACAATCCGTTCCAGACCGTGACCCGTGAAGAGGTCGGTCTGAAGCTCAACGTGCGGCCGCAGATTTCCGAGGGCGGCACGGTGAAGCTCGACATCTATCAGGAAGTCAGCAGCATCGACGAACGCGCCTCGGCGGCGGCCAATTCGGCGGGGATCGTCACCAGCAAACGCGCGCTCGACACCAGCATCCTGCTCGACGACGGGCAGATCATGGTGCTCGGCGGTCTGCTGCAGGACGGCTACAGCCAGAGCAATGACGCGGTGCCTTGGTTGTCGAGTATTCCGGGGATTGGCGCGCTGTTTCGCAACGAACGCCGCTCGATCACCAAGACCAACCTGATGGTGTTCCTGCGCCCGTACATCATTCGCGACAGCGCGGCGGGGCGCAGCATCACGCTTAACCGCTACGACTTCATGCGCCGCGCTCAGGGCGGTCTGCAACCGGAACGTAGCTGGGCGATGCCGGACATGCAGGCGCCGCAATTGCCGGCCACTGCCCAAGGCGTGCCGGCGCCGGTGTCCGGCCCGCGCGCGACGATCAAAGCGGTGCCGCTGCAATGA
- the gspM gene encoding type II secretion system protein GspM, producing the protein MNSPSLAKYRAGWQRFNAQLQARWQPLALREKRMVGGMAALLLGLFVWVALVQPPLKKIAASQVETPKLRAQAEALEVLLRDVSVRPDGQNLGQSLQQTLQASGLGGHYQLAAASAGWQLTFDAAPADAVLDWLLSQPRNFSLQVVEARLQRADDAATDDTAGTLSGTVRMDQALGAKEAS; encoded by the coding sequence ATGAATAGCCCCTCGCTTGCGAAATACCGCGCCGGTTGGCAGCGCTTCAACGCTCAGTTGCAGGCCCGTTGGCAGCCGTTGGCTTTGCGGGAAAAGCGCATGGTCGGCGGCATGGCGGCGCTGTTGCTGGGGCTGTTTGTGTGGGTGGCGTTGGTTCAGCCGCCGCTGAAGAAGATCGCCGCGTCGCAAGTCGAAACGCCAAAACTGCGCGCCCAGGCCGAAGCGCTGGAAGTGCTGTTGCGCGACGTCAGCGTGCGCCCGGATGGGCAGAACCTTGGGCAGTCGCTGCAACAGACCTTGCAGGCCAGCGGACTGGGTGGCCATTACCAATTGGCGGCCGCTTCCGCCGGCTGGCAGTTGACCTTCGACGCGGCACCGGCCGACGCCGTGCTCGACTGGCTGCTGAGCCAACCGCGGAATTTTTCACTGCAAGTGGTCGAGGCCCGTCTGCAACGCGCAGACGACGCCGCGACCGATGACACCGCCGGCACTCTGTCGGGCACCGTACGCATGGATCAGGCGCTGGGCGCTAAGGAAGCTTCATGA
- the gspL gene encoding type II secretion system protein GspL gives MSQLRVSLPPLAELSLDSEVDCAWLDRQGQVTRQERVRLGALPKQPLVCFLHPSDSLLASIDLPPLPASKTAAAVQCAAQALMLGDSAEMHIAHSARNETGQVQIAWVARKDLQHLGQYGLNLKGLYPAAYSLPVMAGGIGCLHDDHLLLRHGPNAAQVQPMIDEAWLLETGLPAHWIGDGAPEAVQSTLPDTQRCSGPLPNWGLHGGLQQPGTEHRGWGRALGCCALALAVWVIGLNLYAAREAGQGQQLKAKMAQRVKQAFPELPVILNPLQQARQQITARQQGAADAPGQDFTRLVLQAGSGMPSMAGTVQRLEFVDGALQLSLLPEARRSGNDKDWQATLAQAGISISPNDDGWVLRPAGEATAATDNDDSSGAEDE, from the coding sequence ATGAGCCAGTTGCGCGTGAGTTTGCCGCCGCTGGCGGAGCTGAGTCTCGACAGTGAAGTGGATTGCGCGTGGCTGGATCGTCAGGGGCAGGTCACTCGCCAGGAACGCGTGCGGCTTGGCGCACTGCCGAAGCAGCCGCTGGTGTGCTTTCTGCACCCGTCAGACAGCCTGTTGGCGAGCATCGATCTGCCGCCGTTGCCCGCGAGCAAAACCGCTGCGGCGGTGCAATGTGCAGCGCAGGCCTTGATGCTCGGTGATAGCGCCGAGATGCATATCGCCCACAGTGCTCGCAACGAAACCGGCCAGGTGCAGATTGCCTGGGTAGCACGCAAGGATTTGCAGCACCTCGGGCAATACGGTTTGAACCTCAAAGGCCTGTACCCGGCGGCCTACAGTTTGCCGGTGATGGCGGGCGGTATCGGCTGCCTGCACGACGATCATCTGTTGCTGCGCCACGGCCCGAATGCGGCGCAGGTGCAGCCGATGATCGACGAAGCGTGGCTGCTGGAAACCGGTCTGCCGGCGCACTGGATCGGTGACGGCGCGCCTGAGGCGGTGCAATCGACATTGCCCGACACACAACGCTGCTCCGGCCCGTTGCCGAACTGGGGCTTGCACGGTGGCCTCCAGCAACCGGGCACCGAACATCGCGGCTGGGGCAGGGCGCTCGGTTGCTGTGCGCTGGCGTTGGCGGTGTGGGTGATCGGTTTGAACCTGTACGCCGCTCGCGAGGCCGGGCAGGGCCAGCAGCTCAAGGCGAAGATGGCGCAGCGGGTGAAGCAGGCGTTTCCCGAGTTGCCGGTGATCCTCAATCCGCTGCAACAGGCCCGTCAGCAAATCACGGCGCGCCAGCAAGGCGCGGCGGATGCGCCGGGTCAGGATTTCACGCGGCTGGTGTTGCAGGCCGGCAGCGGCATGCCGTCCATGGCGGGCACGGTGCAGCGTCTGGAGTTTGTCGACGGTGCGTTGCAACTGAGTCTGCTGCCCGAGGCCCGGCGTTCGGGCAACGACAAGGATTGGCAAGCCACGCTGGCCCAGGCCGGCATCAGCATCAGCCCGAATGACGACGGCTGGGTCCTGCGCCCGGCCGGCGAGGCGACCGCCGCCACCGACAACGACGACAGCAGCGGAGCCGAAGATGAATAG
- the gspK gene encoding type II secretion system minor pseudopilin GspK, translated as MNSQSNQQGMAIISALLIAAVVAVIAAGMLTRQSVSTRALEAEQLRVQGRWVLHGGLEISRQLLWDARQRDPLTRLDQPWAQRLNTQGFEGRLEDEQGKFNLRNLVANERIDDAQVQAFERLCELIGVSSGLSRRISQRVIGSYPHLLNAQVVDKPVAKNTFDSGRATSPSASRKPQPPTLPMLRTLDDLRSVDGVNDAVLAKLAPYLTVIPATTWLNGNTATAPVLAAYVPGLSLERAQALINERDAGRWFINRGDFVNRLRLPQLEITSVKVGITSDWFRLRGQARRDQRRVSLDALLHRSEDRLPQVIWSRVGV; from the coding sequence ATGAACAGCCAATCGAACCAGCAGGGGATGGCGATCATCAGTGCGCTGCTGATTGCGGCGGTGGTCGCGGTGATCGCCGCCGGCATGCTGACCCGCCAGAGCGTTTCGACCCGGGCGCTGGAGGCCGAACAACTGCGCGTGCAGGGCCGCTGGGTGCTGCACGGCGGGTTGGAGATCAGCCGGCAATTGTTGTGGGATGCGCGGCAGCGCGATCCGTTGACCCGCCTCGATCAGCCGTGGGCGCAGCGGTTGAACACCCAGGGTTTCGAGGGGCGGCTGGAGGACGAGCAGGGCAAGTTCAACCTGCGCAATCTGGTGGCCAACGAGCGGATCGATGACGCGCAGGTGCAGGCGTTCGAGCGTTTGTGCGAGTTGATTGGTGTCAGCAGCGGCTTGAGCCGGCGCATCAGTCAGCGGGTGATCGGCTCGTATCCGCACCTGTTGAATGCCCAAGTGGTGGACAAGCCTGTGGCGAAAAACACCTTCGACAGTGGGCGCGCCACGTCGCCGTCCGCTTCGCGCAAACCGCAACCGCCGACCTTGCCAATGCTGCGCACGCTTGATGATTTGCGCAGTGTCGACGGGGTCAACGATGCGGTGCTGGCGAAACTCGCGCCGTACCTGACGGTGATTCCGGCGACCACCTGGCTCAACGGCAACACGGCCACGGCGCCGGTGCTCGCGGCTTATGTGCCGGGGCTGTCGCTGGAGCGGGCGCAGGCGTTGATCAATGAGCGTGACGCCGGGCGCTGGTTTATCAACCGCGGGGATTTCGTCAATCGCCTGCGACTGCCGCAACTGGAGATCACCAGCGTCAAGGTCGGCATCACCAGCGACTGGTTCCGGCTGCGCGGGCAGGCGCGGCGGGATCAGCGGCGGGTCAGCCTCGATGCGTTGTTGCATCGCAGTGAAGACCGCTTGCCGCAAGTGATCTGGTCACGGGTGGGCGTATGA
- the gspG gene encoding type II secretion system major pseudopilin GspG, with the protein MDIAQFKQPSRPSRMPRGQQGFTLIEIMVVVVILGILAAMVVPKVLDRPDQARATAAKQDIGGLMQALKLYRLDHGTYPSQSQGLKVLVERPADAKNTNWRSYLERLPNDPWGRPYQYLNPGANGEIDIFSLGADGQPDGDGVNADIGSWQL; encoded by the coding sequence ATGGATATCGCGCAGTTCAAACAACCCAGTCGACCGAGCCGGATGCCCCGTGGGCAGCAGGGTTTCACGCTGATCGAGATCATGGTGGTGGTGGTGATTCTCGGGATTCTGGCGGCGATGGTGGTGCCCAAGGTGCTCGACCGGCCGGATCAGGCGCGGGCCACGGCGGCGAAGCAGGACATTGGCGGGTTGATGCAGGCGCTGAAGCTGTATCGCCTCGATCACGGCACTTACCCGAGCCAGAGCCAGGGTCTGAAGGTGTTGGTGGAGCGGCCGGCCGATGCGAAGAACACCAACTGGCGCTCGTACCTGGAGCGCCTGCCGAATGACCCGTGGGGTCGTCCTTATCAGTACCTCAATCCCGGTGCCAACGGCGAGATCGACATCTTTTCCCTCGGCGCCGACGGCCAGCCTGACGGCGACGGTGTGAATGCCGACATCGGTTCCTGGCAGTTGTAA
- the gspI gene encoding type II secretion system minor pseudopilin GspI, which produces MPSKARQAGFTLIEVLVALAIIAVAMSAAVRVAGLMTQSSGILRDRSIAMIAAQSRMAELRLEGRLPMGVKVMECDQGRLLLRCEQVIGGVENGRLLKVGVQVFDRSKETPPLARLETLLNRPQD; this is translated from the coding sequence ATGCCCAGCAAAGCCCGACAAGCCGGATTCACCCTGATCGAAGTGCTGGTCGCACTGGCAATCATCGCCGTCGCCATGTCCGCCGCCGTGCGTGTGGCGGGGTTGATGACGCAGAGCAGCGGGATATTGCGCGATCGCTCGATTGCGATGATTGCGGCGCAGAGTCGGATGGCGGAGTTGCGTTTGGAGGGGCGATTGCCGATGGGGGTCAAGGTGATGGAGTGTGATCAGGGGCGGTTGTTGTTGCGGTGTGAGCAGGTGATTGGGGGGGTGGAGAATGGGCGGTTGCTTAAGGTTGGTGTGCAAGTCTTTGATCGCAGTAAGGAAACGCCACCGCTAGCGAGGCTGGAGACGTTGCTCAACAGGCCGCAGGACTGA
- a CDS encoding DUF6124 family protein, producing MFKPTPNPPETDPVSPYKFPDSRTLNEAAERALDHYLTPQQRIMGSHHKHDPMYLANPAYNTESLLANASESLGSASEMLNNFAATLEPAHRKTAIGIAQLVMLSELAVNQALDHVEVKA from the coding sequence ATGTTCAAGCCAACACCAAACCCACCAGAAACCGATCCGGTCTCCCCCTACAAATTCCCCGACTCCCGAACCCTCAACGAAGCCGCCGAACGCGCCCTCGACCACTACCTCACCCCACAACAACGCATCATGGGCAGCCACCACAAACACGACCCCATGTATCTGGCCAACCCGGCCTACAACACCGAATCCTTGCTGGCCAATGCCAGCGAATCACTGGGATCGGCGAGCGAAATGCTTAACAACTTTGCGGCCACACTGGAGCCTGCTCATCGCAAGACTGCGATCGGGATTGCGCAGTTGGTGATGTTGAGTGAATTGGCGGTAAATCAGGCGTTGGATCATGTTGAGGTGAAGGCGTAA
- a CDS encoding DUF6124 family protein, with amino-acid sequence MIKPTPNPPEADSVSPYESIDSRKLHEAADRALDHYLCPPGSTPPLRRTRGMYAVTADNKNEELLIDASETLASAQTIAQNIASLVPASQRRALVGIAQLIMLGELAVNRALDNLQLPVKQTSGSPAD; translated from the coding sequence ATGATCAAACCAACACCCAACCCGCCCGAAGCCGACTCGGTTTCCCCCTACGAATCCATCGATTCCAGAAAACTCCACGAAGCCGCCGACCGCGCGCTCGACCATTACCTCTGTCCGCCCGGCTCCACGCCGCCTCTACGCAGAACCCGCGGGATGTATGCCGTGACTGCGGACAACAAAAACGAAGAACTGCTGATTGATGCCAGTGAAACACTCGCTTCGGCCCAAACCATTGCCCAGAACATCGCCAGTCTGGTGCCGGCTTCGCAGCGTCGGGCGTTGGTGGGCATTGCGCAGTTGATCATGCTCGGGGAGTTGGCGGTGAATCGGGCGTTGGATAATTTGCAATTGCCGGTGAAGCAGACCTCGGGATCACCTGCTGATTAA